In the genome of Nitrospiraceae bacterium, the window ACCTCCTCGCCAATGGCGTCAAATTCAACCACTCCTCCCCAAAAGTGCTGAAGATGAATTGGAGGAAGGAACCTCAAGGCGTGATCACCTTCACCGTCGAGGACAATGGCATTGGGATCTCTGAACCCTATCAGGATAAAATTTTCCAGGTCTTTGAACGATTACATACGACCCGGGAATATGAGGGAACCGGCATCGGCTTGGCCATTGTCAAAAATGCGGTAAGCAGGCTTGGCGGGGAAATTCGCGTGAAGTCCGAATTGGGCAAAGGCAGCATTTTTTCATTTACGGTACCAATTGGAGAAATTTATGATGATGCATGAAACTCGGAATTTAACCATTTTAATGGCCGAAGATAACCCCCACGATGTCCTGGCCACCAAACGTGCCTGGGAACAATTTGGTTTTGGGAATCATCTGCACATCGTATCGGATGGCGAAGAATGCCTGGAATACCTGTTTCATCAAGGAAAATATCTGGAATCGCACATCTTTCCCGACCCTGACCTCATTCTTCTGGACCTCAAACTTCCAAAGTTGGATGGACACCAGGTGCTCAAAACGATTCGGGCGAACGATCAGTTCCGCTTTTTACCTGTCATCATTCTCACGAATTCAACCCTTGAGACCGACCGGAACAAGGGATATGAATACGGATGTACGGCATTCCTCAAAAAACCGGTCGGGTACGCCAACTTCGCCAATCTCTTAAAATCCCTGCGAACCTTCTGGAGTTGCGTGGAACCCTATGCCAAGCCATTAACAGCCTAAACGAACGGGTCACCCATGTCCCTACTCCAGGAAGCCGGATTATCAGCTCTCCTCATCGAAGACAATACCCACGAGCGAATCGCGATCCGGCGTTCCCTAAAGAAGGACGTTCACACCCTTCTTGAATGTGAAAGTGCGGAGGAAGCCATTCGCCATCTGGAACACTCTCCTTCGGCATTTGACGTCATCATCGCCGACTTCAAGCTCCCGGGCATGGATGGCCTTACGCTGTTTCGCACCCTGCGTCAGATGAAATGCGTATCTCCGTTTATTCTTTTAACCGGCAATGGATCCGAACAGATTGCCATTGAAGCCTTCAAAGCCGGAGTGAATGACTATTTGGTCAAAGCATCCGAAAGCGACTACTTGGATCTATTGCCGGTGCTCGTGACTGAAGTCATCCAACATCATCGTTTGAAAATCCGGAACGAGTTACTGGAATTGTCACTCAAAGAAGCCCATGAACGGTTTCATCAATTCATGGAGCATTATCAGGGGATTTTCTGGCTGACCGACTTTCAAGAACCAAGAAAATTATTGTATGTCAGCCCGACCTATGAAAGGATTTGGGACCGCCCGGCTCTTCAGCTCACTGGGAACCCGTTGGATTGGCTTGAGGCCATTCATCCCAAAGATCAGGACCGTATCAGGAACGCCTATCTGAGGCTGAATATCACCGGAGGATATAACGAGATTTATCGAATCGTGAAAGCAGACGGGTCGACTCGCTGGATCCATGAACGCGGACTCATCAATCACAATCACGGGGGACATCCGTATCGGATCACCCGGCTGGCAGAAGATATTACCGACCGCACCACGATGTCCGAAGCCCTTCAGGCCAGCGAGGAACGCTTTGCACAGTTCATGGCCCATCTTCCGGGTTTGGCCTATATGAAAGACGAAGAGTATCGTTTGACATATCTGAATCCGGAATTTGAACAGGTGTTCAATATTGATCTCAAAAACTGGATCGGGAAAACCGTTCACGACGTCTTGCCGCCCGACACCGCGACCATGCTCCAACACGATGATGACTGGGTGCTCTCCCATGGTCAATCCCTGGAAAGGATCGAGGACATTCCACTCCATGACGGCCTGCATCAGTATTTAACGTGCAAATTTCCTATTCTGCAACATGACCGTCCGCCAATACTGGGAGGGGTTTCGATCGATGTCACCGGCCAATTCAAAGCGGAAATCCAACGGGATCATATCTTTTCCCTCTCCCTGGATCTCATGTGCAGCATTGGTATTGACGGGTATCTCAAAAAAACCAATCCTGCCTTCGAAAAACTTCTCGGGTACACCCAGGAAGAACTGTTATCCCAACCATTGATTTTTTTCACTCATCCGGATGACCGGATTTCCACCCAGACAGCGTTCCATCAACTCGCTGAAGAAAAGGATGTGGTGGATTTCCAGAACCGCATCCGTGATATCCGTGGCAATTACCTCTGGCTGGAATGGCGCGCCACTCCCCAGCTTCAGGAAAAAACCATCTATGCCGTTGCCCGGGATATCACCCAGCGGTATCACGCAACCAAAGCACTCCGCCGGTATGAGCAAATTGTGTCCACCAGCTCGGACTTTCTCTGCTTTTTAGATGAGAAGAATTGCCTGCAAGCCGTGAATCATGGATTTTGTGAATACTTCAATCTTCCTGCCCGGGACATCATCGGTCGGCACATTCGCGATTTTGTGGGGACGGATCTCTTTGAATCTCAGCTCACCAGTCATTTAGATGACTGTCGAAAAGGGCGGGTCGTCTGCTTTCATCAGCATGTAACCTTTCCGGAAGAAAACGTGCGCTTCATGGAGGTAAGACTGAATCCCTATGTCGAGCCGGATGGAACAATTTCAGGCGTGACCGCCATATGGAGAGATCTCACCGAACAGAAACGTCTGGAACAGCATGTGAGACAGACACAAAAAATGGAATCCATCGGAACCCTGGCCGGAGGAATCGCTCATGACTTCAATAATATCCTGATGGCGATCCTCGGATGGGCAGAAATGGGGACATGGAAACATCCCAAAGGCGATCCCGCCTACGCATACTTTGAGCAAATCGGAATCGCGGGGAAACGGGGGCGGGATCTCATCCAGCAAATCCTCACCTTCAGCCGGCAAAACGAACACCATCCCCGCCCGGTCGAACTGGCCCCCATCATCGAAGAATCACTGGCTCTTCTCCGGGCCACCTTCCCCTCAAACATTGAGCTGCATTTTGGAAATCAGAACAAGATGAATATGGTGTTTGCCGACCCCGTTCAAATTCATCGCATCATCATGAACCTCTGTTCGAATGCGGAACATGCCCTTCGCCCCCATGGCGGAACCCTGACCATCGACCTTCATGCCATCATCATTGAAAAAGGCGACCTCCAATTCCCCCCGACCCTCAATCCCGGAAGATATGTGCAGATCGTCGTCAGTGATTCCGGTCCCGGGATTCCCGAACATTTCCTTCCCAAAATTTTCGACCCGTTTTTCACGACCAAACCCGTCGGAGAAGGAACCGGAATGGGATTGTCCGTGGTACATGGCATTGTAGAAAATCTTCGAGGACATATCTGGGTCAAATCTTCTCATAAGGACGGAACCACCTTTTTCATTGCCATCCCCGAGTACCAGACCCCCGCTGACTCTTCTCTTCATTCAAAGCCTTCCCCCATCTGTCGCGGAAAGGGACATGTGTTGATTGTGGATGATGAGGTATCGATTACCGAAGTTTTGAAAGAATTTCTGGAGCATCTGGGCTATACCGTCACCGTCCGGACTCATCCCTTGGAGGCCCTTAGAGATTTTCGCATGAATCCCCATCGATTCGACTGTCTCATCACTGATCAAACGATGCCCACACTTGGAGGAGACCAGTTATCTCGAGAAATCCTCAAAATACGGCCCGATATGCCAATCATCCTTTGTACGGGGTTCAGTCATACGATTGAGA includes:
- a CDS encoding response regulator → MMMHETRNLTILMAEDNPHDVLATKRAWEQFGFGNHLHIVSDGEECLEYLFHQGKYLESHIFPDPDLILLDLKLPKLDGHQVLKTIRANDQFRFLPVIILTNSTLETDRNKGYEYGCTAFLKKPVGYANFANLLKSLRTFWSCVEPYAKPLTA
- a CDS encoding PAS domain S-box protein yields the protein MSLLQEAGLSALLIEDNTHERIAIRRSLKKDVHTLLECESAEEAIRHLEHSPSAFDVIIADFKLPGMDGLTLFRTLRQMKCVSPFILLTGNGSEQIAIEAFKAGVNDYLVKASESDYLDLLPVLVTEVIQHHRLKIRNELLELSLKEAHERFHQFMEHYQGIFWLTDFQEPRKLLYVSPTYERIWDRPALQLTGNPLDWLEAIHPKDQDRIRNAYLRLNITGGYNEIYRIVKADGSTRWIHERGLINHNHGGHPYRITRLAEDITDRTTMSEALQASEERFAQFMAHLPGLAYMKDEEYRLTYLNPEFEQVFNIDLKNWIGKTVHDVLPPDTATMLQHDDDWVLSHGQSLERIEDIPLHDGLHQYLTCKFPILQHDRPPILGGVSIDVTGQFKAEIQRDHIFSLSLDLMCSIGIDGYLKKTNPAFEKLLGYTQEELLSQPLIFFTHPDDRISTQTAFHQLAEEKDVVDFQNRIRDIRGNYLWLEWRATPQLQEKTIYAVARDITQRYHATKALRRYEQIVSTSSDFLCFLDEKNCLQAVNHGFCEYFNLPARDIIGRHIRDFVGTDLFESQLTSHLDDCRKGRVVCFHQHVTFPEENVRFMEVRLNPYVEPDGTISGVTAIWRDLTEQKRLEQHVRQTQKMESIGTLAGGIAHDFNNILMAILGWAEMGTWKHPKGDPAYAYFEQIGIAGKRGRDLIQQILTFSRQNEHHPRPVELAPIIEESLALLRATFPSNIELHFGNQNKMNMVFADPVQIHRIIMNLCSNAEHALRPHGGTLTIDLHAIIIEKGDLQFPPTLNPGRYVQIVVSDSGPGIPEHFLPKIFDPFFTTKPVGEGTGMGLSVVHGIVENLRGHIWVKSSHKDGTTFFIAIPEYQTPADSSLHSKPSPICRGKGHVLIVDDEVSITEVLKEFLEHLGYTVTVRTHPLEALRDFRMNPHRFDCLITDQTMPTLGGDQLSREILKIRPDMPIILCTGFSHTIEKENALEQGITAFLYKPILLDQLSQTLTHILSHSQSEKS